A portion of the Plasmodium relictum strain SGS1 genome assembly, chromosome: 11 genome contains these proteins:
- a CDS encoding organic anion transporter, putative encodes MNTIEKNEIDKSHLNLKDDHKKEDSSCLKINVYDQDSKAYLSSIDDLKLRKFGCVLGLENYIFKLKKRVSKFYFIYAVVTIIHFLIYVNRGIIPGSYDYISTYLKEKFEISNIDMHIGFLTSVFVFGLSISSVISGSLGSAYSIFKITDIFLFQNSLALFITGISFIIGSYYSLMFSRFFCGFGEAAFITIIPPLIYSYSKNKAGSWISIFITMFPLGGCAGYLLAVVLPYTKITIAQYFIISGFVFFIFVICFYFFDEKMLKEYEDKKSLKKEQKSNKENDIEEGNQLKEENYLKEEESLKNVEEFKDNKKKNIEDLNTTSDKANIHDIVDSYIPHELNVENEKNNEKKKKKKIKRKNNNIITKNSNSKNINNNNNNTTDNNDDSNVNDNNNNINVESKKEDNITADRTEKINQGENEKKKKKRRNKKEKKKESTKNMSDNNNIFHTNNLNLRKLKSRNLHKNKNFKNEHLSLKFSESKKFSSLKNFTNLKHISCIKRINSNSNSRNKNSTDYSDHKSFDSYKMCKKNKMRLYDDELYDVEKPINESNNTSFNSVQKNDNDNSCFINKNKIVKNNYDETELINSNYVDQNSDNVYTMDTYNKDQLCLMSPKKSFNSSKKENNFLDIKDNLEKLNKHDNEELNLNIFAKATLFNPSFLLLVTALTAHSDIIQSYLVYGPAILYALDVYPTYKSATVICSLCACLSSIIGTCLGGFLMDLYDLNIQNIDKNYEHIKNNQKRIKLYNKDILVYKYLRIIGLQTFIILFFGSVFSLVLPFINNLYIFTIMMTFGLTFLFSSMPGHNIGVMVCVPQNIRPFSVGMSSFISHIFGDIPWIVITGYIKGILSPDCLVTRDGEISDLCREQSWGLRVTLLIICSKSLIMTFGSLFLYMHSNKKIDKYKNRQENT; translated from the exons TGAATactattgaaaaaaatgaaatagataAATCCCATTTAAACTTAAAAGATGATCACAAAAAAGAAGATTCATCatgtttaaaaataaatgtttatGATCAAGATAGTAAAGCATATTTATCAAGTATAGATGATCTGAAATTACGGAAATTTGGTTGTGTGCTAGGtttagaaaattatatatttaaattaaagaaaagagtaagtaaattttattttatatacgCAGTAGTAacaataattcattttttaatatatgtaaatagaGGAATAATACCAGGATCATATGATTACATATCaacatatttaaaagaaaaatttgaaatatcAAATATAGATATGCACATAGGATTTTTAACTTCAGTATTTGTATTTGGTTTAAGTATAAGTTCGGTTATAAGTGGTTCACTAGGTTCAGCTTATagcatatttaaaataacggatatatttttatttcaaaattctCTTGCTTTATTTATAACAggaatttcttttattattggATCATATTATTCTTTAATGTTTAGTCGTTTTTTTTGCGGATTTGGTGAAGCAGCTTTTATTACTATCATTCCACCCCTTATATATTCATACTCTAAAAATAAAGCAGGGTCATGGattagtatttttattacaatgTTTCCTTTAGGAGGATGTGCTGGTTATTTACTTGCTGTCGTTCTTCCTTATACTAAAATAACAATTGCTCAATATTTCATCATTTCAGGATttgtcttttttatttttgttatatgtttttatttttttgatgaaAAAATGCTAAAAGAATATGAAGACAAGAAGAGTTTGAAAAAAGAGcaaaaatcaaataaagaaaatgatattGAAGAAGGAAATCAGCtgaaagaagaaaattatttgaaGGAAGAAGAAAGTTTAAAAAACGTAGAAGAatttaaagataataaaaaaaaaaatattgaagatTTGAATACAACTTCAGATAAAGCAAATATTCATGATATAGTAGATTCTTATATACCTCATGAATTAAAtgttgaaaatgaaaaaaataatgaaaaaaaaaaaaaaaaaaaaattaaacgaaagaataataatattataactaaaaatagtaatagcaaaaatattaacaataacaataataatactaCTGATAATAATGACGATAGTAAtgttaatgataataataataatatcaaTGTAGAatcaaaaaaagaagataatatAACTGCAGATAGAACAGAGAAGATTAATCAAGgggaaaatgaaaaaaaaaaaaaaaagcgcagaaataaaaaagaaaagaaaaaagaatcaACAAAGAATATGAgcgataataataatatttttcatacaAATAACTTAAActtaagaaaattaaaaagtagaaatttgcataaaaataaaaattttaaaaatgaacatttaagtttaaaattttctgaAAGCAAAAAGTTTTCTAGtcttaaaaattttaccAATTTAAAGCATATATCATGTATAAAGAGAATTAATAGTAATTCAAATTCGAGAAATAAGAATTCAACTGATTACTCCGATCATAAATCATTTGACTCTTATAAAatgtgtaaaaaaaataaaatgagatTATATGATGATGAATTATATGATGTTGAAAAACCTATAAATGAATCAAATAATACCTCTTTTAACTCAGtacaaaaaaatgataatgacAATAGCTgctttataaataaaaataaaatagtcaaaaataattatgatgaAACAGAACTTATAAATAGTAATTATGTAGATCAAAATTCAGATAATGTGTATACTATGGATACTTACAATAAGGATCAGTTATGTTTAATGAGCCCcaaaaaatcatttaatagcagtaaaaaggaaaataattttttagatataaaagataatttagaaaagttaaataaacatgataatgaagaattaaatttaaatatatttgcaAAAGCAACCTTATTCAATCCgagttttttattattagttACTGCTTTAACAGCACACTCAGATATTATTCAAAGTTATTTAGTTTATGGACCAGCTATATTGTATGCCCTTGATGTTTATCCTACATATAAATCGGCAACAGTAATATGTAGTTTGTGTGCATGTTTATCTTCAATAATAGGTACATGTTTAGGAGGATTTTTAATGGATTTATATGatttaaatatacaaaatatagataaaaattatgaacatataaaaaataatcaaaagagaattaaattatataataaagatatacTAGTTTATAAATATCTCCGAATCATAGGTTTACAAAcatttatcattttattCTTTGGATCTGTGTTTTCCTTAGTGCTTCCGTTTATTAAtaatctatatatttttacaattatGATGACATTTGGGCTAACTTTTCTATTTTCATCAAtg cCGGGTCATAACATTGGTGTTATGGTATGTGTTCCTCAAAACATTAGACCTTTTTCTGTGGGAATGTCATCATTTATATCACATATATTTGg tgaTATCCCATGGATAGTTATTACTGGATATATTAAAGGCATATTATCTCCTGATTGTCTCGTAACAAGAGAt GGTGAAATATCTGATTTATGCCGAGAACAAAGTTGGGGGTTAAGAGTTACTTTACTAATTATATGTTCAAAATCTCTTATAATGACTTTTGGAAGTTTATTTCTTTACATGCATTCGAATAAGAAAATtgacaaatataaaaatagacaAGAAAATACATAA
- a CDS encoding cytosolic Fe-S cluster assembly factor NAR1, putative — protein sequence MFSNAIKLENLNDYYNEGEECIKPFLYNSDKINENRQEKSNLININKKNKRNKNERGEISLTDCLACNGCVTNEETNFLKSQNALEILNNLKKKKINIISLSLQSLTALSVYYNLPLSTTQNKLCFFLKALNFDYVYDSSLSELIALNEAKNEFIDFFCRKNPELHKKIDSTLYDIFENNTNENELNNKFKYKPNNFNEELKKNNNEKFSEKKYINKKFSRYNSYNGREKQDYNRKNYNNNSNIIMNNYKYTNDHIEYGYKTSNMLPLICSHCSGSVIYGEKNFEEELLNSFSKVKTSQDIQGIILKILHLHNGLCTFPLIEDYFFSNFFKFYNYNIKFINICRKHFLKNRLFKRNIENNILENNDDNKLLKTSPLTIYDINHVYLLYCFDKKLEAHKSNIEQQKSIEQNMTNYLSHFISCENISNNNENNIGSDSKNKFYCVDAVLTTVELIELIKSMNIDFYTLPELSIDSVYSILKETNNKIRNINKTHCQSIKEQYKSTTINTKLQKEEEKNVIDKNIYKHKVANENITNSKEKSISKILENEPFNIEYFANKNIELKYIYDKISNYSIRCGNKNNISMGYGEEIFKYVCKQIFNFNIEENNFNFKYEDIIVLSLFKNNKCVFRVVLSYGFKSMYKVIKKLKENKTKEEIFDSEMNDEDTYEIKITYNLNFLGKIDYVELMACEKGCLFGCAQNIFSEYPNKFSSCSCHNFNIFKKLYNQKVIENFDFLFLDNYSTKEENSCICSSEIHKKTYFNKTKNNEQSEENEKNNYEILFEKNDKEKLFQILYETMHSNKFTLYINSNKCTDDSNVNFFLKNIFYIFNTSTFHLLKSTFSSKKKLDIINW from the coding sequence atgttctCTAATGcaataaaattagaaaatttaaatgattattATAATGAGGGTGAAGAATGTATAAAaccatttttatataattctgataaaattaatgaaaataggcaagaaaaatcaaatttaattaatataaataaaaagaataaaagaaataaaaatgaaagagGAGAAATATCATTAACAGATTGTTTAGCATGTAATGGTTGTGTTACCAATGAAGAAaccaattttttaaaaagccAGAATGCACTTGaaattttgaataatttgaagaaaaaaaaaattaatataatttctttatcTTTACAAAGTTTAACAGCTTTGTCTGTGTATTATAATTTACCTTTATCAACTACtcaaaataaattatgtttttttttaaaagcaCTGAATTTTGATTATGTTTATGACTCATCATTAAGTGAACTGATAGCATTAAATGAGGCAAAGAATGAAtttattgattttttttgtagaaaAAATCCagaattacataaaaaaattgatagtACCCTATATGATATTTTTGAGAATAAtacaaatgaaaatgaacttaataacaaatttaaatataaacctaataattttaatgaagaattaaaaaaaaataataatgaaaaatttagcGAAAagaaatacataaataaaaaattcagcCGTTATAATAGTTACAATGGTAGAGAAAAACAAGATTACAATaggaaaaattataataacaatagtaacataataatgaataattataaatacacAAATGATCATATAGAATATGGATATAAAACCTCAAATATGCTCCCGTTAATTTGTTCTCATTGTAGTGGTAGTGTTATATAtggagaaaaaaattttgaggAAGAACTACTAAACTCGTTTAGTAAAGTAAAAACCAGTCAAGATATTCAAGgaataattttgaaaattttacatTTGCATAATGGTTTATGCACATTTCCCTTAATAGAAGATTACTTTTTTAGcaatttctttaaattttacaattataatataaaattcataaatatatgtagaaaacattttttaaaaaatcgtctttttaaaagaaatatagaaaataatattttggaaaataatgatgataataaattattaaaaacatCTCCCCTAACGATTTATGATATTAATCAcgtttatttattatattgttTTGACAAAAAATTAGAAGCCCATAAAAGTAACATAGAGCAACAAAAATCAATAGAACAAAACATGACTAACTATTTATCTCATTTTATTTCTTGTgaaaatatatcaaataacaatgaaaataatattggtagtgattcaaaaaataaattttattgtgTAGACGCAGTTTTAACAACAGTAGAATTaatagaattaataaaaagtatgAATATAGATTTTTATACATTACCTGAATTATCTATTGATAGTGTTTAtagtattttaaaagaaactaataataaaataagaaatataaataaaacacATTGTCAGAGTATTAAAGAACAATATAAAAGTACAAcaataaatacaaaattacaaaaagaagaggaaaaaaatgtaattgataaaaatatatataagcaTAAAGTagcaaatgaaaatataacaaattcaaaagaaaagagcataagtaaaattttagaaaatgaaCCTTTTAATATAGAATATTTTGCaaacaaaaatatagaacttaaatatatttatgataaAATTTCGAATTATTCTATTAGATGtggtaataaaaataatatttccaTGGGATATGGAGAAGAGATATTTAAGTATGTATGTAAAcaaattttcaattttaatattgaagaaaataattttaattttaaatatgaagATATTATTGTATTATCTctctttaaaaataacaaatgtGTATTTAGAGTTGTTCTCTCATATGGTTTTAAGAGTATGTAcaaagttataaaaaaattaaaagagaaCAAAACTAAGGAAGAAATTTTTGATAGTGAAATGAATGATGAAGATACATATGAAATTAAGATTACATAcaatcttaattttttaggAAAAATTGATTATGTTGAATTAATGGCATGTGAGAAAGGCTGTCTTTTTGGTTGTGCACAAAATATTTTCTCTGAATATCCTAATAAATTTTCCAGCTGTTCATGTcacaattttaatattttcaagaaattatataatcaaaaagttattgaaaattttgattttctttttttagataattaTTCTACAAAAGAAGAAAACAGTTGTATATGTTCCAGtgaaatacataaaaaaacatattttaataaaacaaaaaataatgagcaatctgaagaaaatgaaaaaaacaattatgaaatattatttgaaaaaaatgataaagaaaaactatttcaaattttatatgaaaCAATGCATAGTAACAAATTcactttatatataaattccAATAAATGCACAGATGATTCtaatgttaatttttttttaaaaaatatattttatatttttaatacgagcacttttcatttattaaagagtactttttcttcaaaaaaaaaattggatataattaattggtaa